Proteins encoded together in one Camelina sativa cultivar DH55 chromosome 9, Cs, whole genome shotgun sequence window:
- the LOC104714307 gene encoding deSI-like protein At4g17486 isoform X2, translating to MLCRKNSSFVDRGNVPVYLNVYDLTPFNGYAYWLGLGVYHSGVEVHGIEYAFGAHEYPSTGIFEGEPKQCEGFTFRKSILIGKTDLGPLEVRATMEQLADKYKGSSYNLITKNCNHFCDETCIKLTGNPIPSWVNRLARIGFMCNCVLPATINATRLGNNRINQDKSCEAETEKKKLTSASSREEGSTIATPSSSSSSPSVQVRGRSRKRRPRALQPSSPLILGSSSV from the exons ATGCTTTGCCGGAAAAACTCAAGCTTTGTGGATAGAGGAAATGTTCCGGTTTATCTCAACGTTTACGATCTAACTCCCTTTAATGGCTATGCTTACTGGCTCGGTCTTGGCGTTTACCATTCCGGTGTTGAAg TTCATGGTATAGAGTATGCATTTGGAGCTCATGAATATCCAAGCACTGGGATTTTCGAAGGAGAACCTAAGCAATGTGAAGGCTTTACGTTTAGGAAATCGATTCTGATTGGTAAAACGGATCTTGGTCCTTTGGAAGTTAGAGCTACAATGGAACAACTTGCTGACAAGTACAAGGGGAGTTCTTACAATCTCATCACCAAGAACTGCAACCATTTCTGCGACGAGACTTGTATTAAGTTGACTGGCAATCCTATCCCTAGTTGGGTTAACCGTCTTGCAAGAATCG GGTTCATGTGCAACTGTGTGCTTCCTGCGACCATAAACGCGACCAGGCTTGGAAACAACAGAATCAATCAAGACAAATCATGTGAAGCAGaaactgagaagaagaaactgacgAGTGCATCAAGCAGAGAAGAGGGGTCTACGATCGCTACtccttcgtcgtcgtcttcgtctccGTCAGTTCAAGTTCGCGGTCGAAGTAGGAAAAGGCGTCCTCGTGCTCTGCAACCTTCATCGCCATTGATTCTCGGATCTTCCTCCGTTtga
- the LOC104714307 gene encoding deSI-like protein At4g17486 isoform X1, with the protein MLCRKNSSFVDRGNVPVYLNVYDLTPFNGYAYWLGLGVYHSGVEVHGIEYAFGAHEYPSTGIFEGEPKQCEGFTFRKSILIGKTDLGPLEVRATMEQLADKYKGSSYNLITKNCNHFCDETCIKLTGNPIPSWVNRLARIGKISGFMCNCVLPATINATRLGNNRINQDKSCEAETEKKKLTSASSREEGSTIATPSSSSSSPSVQVRGRSRKRRPRALQPSSPLILGSSSV; encoded by the exons ATGCTTTGCCGGAAAAACTCAAGCTTTGTGGATAGAGGAAATGTTCCGGTTTATCTCAACGTTTACGATCTAACTCCCTTTAATGGCTATGCTTACTGGCTCGGTCTTGGCGTTTACCATTCCGGTGTTGAAg TTCATGGTATAGAGTATGCATTTGGAGCTCATGAATATCCAAGCACTGGGATTTTCGAAGGAGAACCTAAGCAATGTGAAGGCTTTACGTTTAGGAAATCGATTCTGATTGGTAAAACGGATCTTGGTCCTTTGGAAGTTAGAGCTACAATGGAACAACTTGCTGACAAGTACAAGGGGAGTTCTTACAATCTCATCACCAAGAACTGCAACCATTTCTGCGACGAGACTTGTATTAAGTTGACTGGCAATCCTATCCCTAGTTGGGTTAACCGTCTTGCAAGAATCGGTAAAATCTCTG GGTTCATGTGCAACTGTGTGCTTCCTGCGACCATAAACGCGACCAGGCTTGGAAACAACAGAATCAATCAAGACAAATCATGTGAAGCAGaaactgagaagaagaaactgacgAGTGCATCAAGCAGAGAAGAGGGGTCTACGATCGCTACtccttcgtcgtcgtcttcgtctccGTCAGTTCAAGTTCGCGGTCGAAGTAGGAAAAGGCGTCCTCGTGCTCTGCAACCTTCATCGCCATTGATTCTCGGATCTTCCTCCGTTtga
- the LOC104715990 gene encoding DCN1-like protein 4: MDRIDHLFNHYANRSSSHLIDPEGIEELCSNLEVPHTDVRILMLAWKMKAEKQGYFTLEEWRRALKAMRADTISKLKKALPELEKEVRRPSNFADFYVYAFRYCLTEEKQKSIDIETICQLLDIVLGSTFRAQVDYFIDYLKIQNDYKVINMDQWLGFYRFCNEISFPDMSNYNPELAWPLILDNFFEWMREKQA, encoded by the exons ATGGATCGCATAGATCACTTGTTTAATCACTATGCCAATCGATCTTCTTCCCATTTAATTGA TCCTGAAGGAATTGAGGAACTTTGCTCCAATCTGGAAGTACCTCATACTGATGTCAGGATCTTGATGCTTGCTTG GAAAATGAAGGCTGAGAAACAGGGTTACTTCACTCTG GAGGAGTGGAGAAGAGCACTTAAGGCGATGAGGGCTGACACTATCAGTAAACTGAAGAAAGCCCTTCCAGAACTCGAGAAAGAG GTCAGGAGGCCGTCAAATTTTGCAGATTTCTATGTTTATGCCTTTCGGTATTGTTTGACAG aggaaaaacaaaagagcatCGACATTGAGACGATTTGTCAACTCTTAGATATCGTCTTAGGGTCAACATTCCGTGCCCAGGTTGACTACTTTATCGACTATCTCAAG ATCCAAAATGATTACAAAGTCATTAACATGGACCAGTGGTTGGGATTTTATCGGTTCTGCAATGAG ATAAGTTTCCCAGACATGTCCAACTACAATCCAGAACTTGCATGGCCATTGATTCTCGACAATTTTTTTGAGTGGATGCGCGAAAAACAAGCCTGA